A single genomic interval of Brevibacillus brevis harbors:
- a CDS encoding IPT/TIG domain-containing protein, which yields MSTSTNTFNAGGNTLGITTMAVNPASFQAAPQVVQDRMTYHKAVLESFGITSLTSLGSLKIRGTVVPQSGLTKPSPTLFSGNTMIQSAYQIDSAKPTPTLQMLSGKAELLQAIPFPKKMTATLAVPSPASALNISVDTAYWAASEIYIEDGTNVILKYPQRYLIIIAEKLTVGQNVTFTWERPYRYVPAKRQKPITPPDAPMSSTLSGIPGTPGTSGLPGDRGFDGAAAPELELWVLDMVGRPHFDLKGQDGTQGGPGQDGGDGGRGGKGKPAELDWAGFCKAGAGAGGNGGRGGAAGYGGPGGNGGAGGRLALYAPQTIIENYSKGFAITIEGGSPGAGGIPGNPGAGGPGGAVGDSKNAKFGTACGPGPRTAGQPGAQGSFADAGRVGYAGGRLSDPVSFRAIDADEFRRKLLEPSISHVSPLYAFAGDTVTLEGSRYTKTDVVLIDGTETKTQVVSDTMLHFVLPFVTGGSHTLQVRQSDMTLSSKASVFVNPRVISAQQENQVKTRVRPGQKVIVNGSGFSEGTLVLVNNQEMPEVRMVSSTQLEFTLIRPAEVESNPAGEQVTLKVRLSDGTPSNEIPLTLETFHMLVMGDSVSWGQGLQEHEKFYSIVGAAVQAREGNIKQYTQVLAHSGAIIGEGKHDIVAPVDGEVPKSFPTILQQCAFFKGEAELVDLILLDGGMNDVDVRTVLNPFHPADLGKLHYDYFYVSMKQLLVDVTNKFTQAKVIVTGYYPPVSEKSDMTAVEALLIGVGAIVGGVGGGAAGGILGLAELEKVYKRCAQLEAESKLYLRKAIDERNAELGQQRIFFADPNFGPEHAALTDDPYVFGINLDLTPQDLIAAERLVSCTEAGCTGLDFEICKRASIGHPNQKGAQAYANAILPLL from the coding sequence ATGTCAACTTCTACAAACACGTTCAATGCAGGGGGAAATACGCTCGGAATTACGACAATGGCTGTGAATCCGGCTTCCTTCCAAGCAGCACCCCAAGTGGTTCAGGATCGAATGACGTATCACAAAGCGGTGCTGGAATCATTCGGGATTACTTCCCTGACCAGTCTGGGGTCGCTCAAGATCCGTGGGACAGTAGTACCTCAGTCGGGGCTGACGAAACCAAGCCCCACGCTCTTCAGTGGGAATACCATGATTCAGTCTGCGTATCAAATCGACTCAGCCAAACCAACACCAACCTTGCAAATGTTAAGCGGAAAAGCGGAACTGTTGCAAGCAATCCCGTTTCCTAAAAAAATGACGGCTACATTAGCAGTACCGTCTCCTGCTTCGGCCTTGAATATTTCGGTAGACACTGCCTACTGGGCCGCATCGGAAATTTATATCGAGGATGGAACCAATGTCATTTTGAAATACCCGCAGCGTTACTTGATCATCATCGCCGAAAAGTTGACGGTCGGACAGAATGTTACGTTTACGTGGGAGCGTCCTTACCGCTATGTTCCAGCCAAACGACAAAAACCAATAACACCGCCAGATGCACCAATGTCTTCGACCCTCTCAGGTATTCCGGGGACACCTGGAACATCAGGATTGCCCGGAGACCGTGGATTCGACGGCGCTGCTGCTCCTGAACTCGAATTATGGGTTCTCGATATGGTGGGACGTCCTCATTTTGACTTGAAAGGGCAAGATGGCACACAAGGCGGACCTGGGCAAGACGGAGGAGATGGTGGCCGGGGAGGAAAAGGCAAACCAGCCGAATTGGATTGGGCAGGTTTCTGCAAAGCCGGAGCAGGAGCAGGTGGAAACGGTGGACGTGGCGGTGCAGCAGGCTACGGCGGCCCGGGAGGCAATGGGGGTGCTGGTGGGCGGTTGGCCTTGTACGCGCCACAAACCATCATCGAAAATTATTCAAAAGGTTTTGCGATCACGATTGAGGGGGGCAGCCCAGGTGCAGGAGGAATCCCTGGCAATCCTGGAGCGGGCGGACCAGGTGGAGCTGTGGGTGACAGCAAGAATGCAAAATTCGGTACGGCATGCGGTCCCGGTCCGAGAACGGCAGGTCAACCGGGAGCACAGGGTTCATTCGCCGATGCGGGGCGTGTCGGATATGCAGGGGGCAGATTGTCTGATCCTGTCAGCTTTCGAGCCATTGACGCAGATGAATTCAGACGCAAGCTCTTGGAGCCGTCGATCAGCCATGTCTCTCCGCTTTATGCATTCGCTGGTGATACAGTGACGCTGGAAGGAAGTCGTTATACCAAAACCGATGTTGTACTGATCGATGGCACGGAAACGAAAACCCAGGTAGTAAGTGATACCATGCTTCATTTTGTCTTGCCTTTCGTGACAGGAGGCTCCCATACGCTCCAAGTACGGCAATCAGATATGACTCTTTCGAGCAAGGCATCCGTCTTCGTGAATCCACGAGTCATTTCTGCCCAACAGGAAAATCAAGTGAAAACACGGGTGAGACCCGGACAAAAAGTGATCGTGAACGGAAGCGGCTTTTCTGAAGGGACTCTCGTCTTGGTAAACAACCAAGAAATGCCCGAGGTTCGGATGGTAAGCTCGACGCAATTAGAATTTACCTTAATTCGACCAGCCGAGGTGGAGAGCAATCCAGCGGGTGAGCAGGTGACCCTGAAAGTACGGCTTTCCGATGGCACACCTTCGAATGAAATTCCACTGACCCTAGAAACCTTCCATATGCTCGTAATGGGTGATTCCGTGAGCTGGGGGCAAGGCTTGCAAGAGCATGAAAAGTTTTACTCCATCGTGGGTGCTGCCGTTCAGGCCAGAGAAGGAAATATCAAGCAATATACACAAGTACTCGCTCATTCCGGCGCCATCATTGGTGAGGGTAAGCATGACATAGTGGCCCCCGTAGACGGCGAGGTACCTAAATCATTCCCAACGATCCTGCAGCAATGTGCGTTCTTCAAAGGTGAGGCTGAACTGGTGGATCTGATTCTATTAGATGGAGGCATGAACGATGTCGATGTTCGGACAGTTCTGAATCCATTCCATCCAGCCGACTTGGGGAAATTACATTACGACTATTTTTATGTGAGTATGAAGCAATTGCTGGTCGATGTAACGAATAAATTTACACAAGCGAAAGTCATCGTTACCGGTTATTATCCCCCAGTGTCTGAAAAGAGCGATATGACTGCGGTAGAAGCACTGTTGATCGGCGTAGGGGCCATTGTCGGAGGAGTCGGCGGCGGTGCAGCCGGAGGAATTCTCGGGCTTGCTGAGTTGGAAAAGGTATACAAGCGCTGTGCCCAGCTAGAAGCAGAGTCAAAGCTATACCTGCGAAAAGCCATCGATGAGAGAAATGCGGAGCTCGGTCAACAGCGTATCTTTTTCGCCGATCCGAATTTTGGTCCGGAGCATGCGGCCCTTACGGATGACCCCTATGTATTCGGCATCAATTTAGACCTGACTCCCCAAGACCTGATCGCAGCCGAACGACTCGTCTCCTGCACAGAAGCTGGGTGCACGGGCTTGGATTTCGAGATTTGCAAGCGTGCCTCCATCGGTCATCCTAATCAAAAAGGAGCCCAAGCGTACGCAAACGCAATTTTGCCTCTTCTATAA
- a CDS encoding VOC family protein — protein MAKLSRLGHISLYAHDVRRLASFYETALELAVVNHSDETACLAIDPQSGRHDLLILNNPHHVHLAFWVDTLDHFKEVWRRLTDHGVLAHGPYVESEYARFSFLDPEGNHVEITWAHGGETLPPHRRKISFRELEKFGVSQE, from the coding sequence ATGGCAAAGCTAAGCCGCTTGGGTCACATTTCCTTATATGCGCATGATGTTCGCAGATTGGCCTCTTTTTATGAAACCGCACTTGAACTGGCAGTGGTGAACCATAGCGACGAAACGGCATGCTTGGCGATTGATCCGCAATCGGGCCGGCACGATTTGCTCATCCTGAACAATCCGCATCATGTGCATCTGGCATTTTGGGTGGATACGTTGGATCACTTCAAGGAAGTGTGGAGGAGGCTGACGGATCACGGTGTTTTGGCACATGGTCCGTATGTGGAGAGCGAATATGCACGTTTTTCTTTTCTGGATCCGGAAGGCAATCATGTGGAGATCACATGGGCGCATGGAGGGGAGACACTCCCTCCACACAGGAGAAAAATCAGCTTTCGGGAGTTAGAGAAATTCGGCGTCAGTCAAGAATGA
- a CDS encoding LuxR C-terminal-related transcriptional regulator translates to MNYQDSLEELESRLLVGRTEEVLHFLKLLADERRSKKIMNLFGTAGVGKSYLLDELKRQAHLRQAATLSLDSEQFWHTPSDFCLHILQTLHVYHKGEEYHPSQLLEECVSKLNEKAADQRLVLFLDIYENLDGLDHWLREYFFKRLSANILIVIAGRHPLSEAWLLSPGWRHFISRVPLSHLPYDAVERYAHYCHIFEPPIIQEMWRRSKGHPLTLSLLSFTLQPKDQEGNGAFHEEMDTLPFVVSQWLREVPGDHLRPLVEAAAVLRHFNQDNLSFLLKREITASEFFQLIRFSFVRKVDSGWTIHSLMRESIAQDMRGRTPLHFADLQKRAVHYYYEKFTKSAHSVRTPEALELTFFLGDALIRAFLNWFDPLPKPFESIHTGHREELLEYIRNQRHCPSPKTIKLFDPHTNRHFDFHLTAEQTLYPLNWLDHDRLFSLGYDVLRVLRKENGAISALAAVVPINEKTLPYLMEHSGSRSFFTALSKQELERFNVPEHTRAGWFIHTIHQDDYEDVTQHTAIGHMLHGLMFTGEFLLCSPAPFPFFKAAHESLGFDIAEFATHTNYDGVTPTLVFFRDTQGKHLPAYLQKLLKRSGLDADLRLEEEAVPTAALPASQGTVTSLDMSMLTAREREVAALVLEGLTNAEIAARLYLSEVTVKKHLKSIFEKMDVSNRTQLVKKMLV, encoded by the coding sequence ATGAATTATCAGGATAGCCTTGAAGAGCTGGAAAGTCGTCTGTTGGTGGGACGAACCGAGGAAGTCCTTCATTTTTTGAAGTTGCTTGCGGATGAGCGGCGCTCCAAAAAAATCATGAATCTCTTCGGGACCGCAGGCGTAGGAAAAAGCTATTTGCTCGACGAGCTTAAGCGGCAAGCTCATCTGCGTCAAGCAGCTACGCTCTCTTTGGACAGCGAGCAATTTTGGCACACTCCTTCTGATTTTTGCCTGCATATTTTGCAGACATTGCACGTTTATCACAAGGGAGAAGAGTACCATCCGTCCCAATTATTAGAGGAATGTGTTTCGAAGCTGAATGAAAAAGCGGCTGATCAGAGACTCGTCCTCTTTCTCGACATTTACGAGAACTTGGACGGCTTGGACCATTGGCTGCGCGAATATTTTTTCAAGCGATTAAGCGCGAATATCCTGATCGTGATCGCAGGGCGGCATCCGCTGTCTGAAGCTTGGCTTCTATCTCCAGGTTGGCGGCACTTCATCAGTAGGGTCCCTTTGTCCCATCTTCCTTACGATGCTGTCGAGCGGTATGCGCATTACTGTCACATTTTTGAACCGCCTATCATCCAAGAAATGTGGCGGCGCTCCAAAGGGCATCCCCTTACCCTTTCATTGCTGTCCTTTACCTTGCAACCGAAAGATCAAGAAGGAAACGGTGCTTTTCATGAGGAAATGGATACGCTGCCATTTGTCGTAAGCCAATGGCTGCGCGAAGTTCCCGGCGACCATTTGCGTCCGCTCGTGGAAGCTGCTGCCGTATTGCGTCACTTCAATCAGGATAATCTGTCTTTTTTATTGAAAAGGGAAATCACGGCGTCCGAGTTTTTCCAACTGATTCGATTTTCGTTTGTACGGAAAGTGGACAGCGGCTGGACGATTCATTCCTTGATGAGAGAATCCATTGCCCAGGATATGCGGGGACGGACACCGCTTCATTTTGCAGATTTGCAGAAGCGGGCCGTTCACTACTATTATGAGAAGTTTACCAAGTCAGCGCATTCAGTCCGCACACCAGAGGCATTGGAGCTTACTTTCTTTTTAGGTGACGCACTTATTCGCGCCTTTTTAAATTGGTTCGATCCATTACCTAAACCATTCGAATCGATCCACACTGGTCATCGGGAAGAACTGCTGGAGTATATCCGCAATCAGCGGCACTGTCCCTCCCCTAAAACGATCAAGCTGTTTGATCCGCATACAAACCGCCATTTTGATTTTCACCTGACAGCAGAGCAAACCTTGTACCCATTGAATTGGCTTGATCATGACCGTCTATTCTCGCTGGGATACGACGTGCTACGCGTTCTGCGCAAGGAAAACGGAGCGATCTCGGCACTTGCCGCAGTTGTTCCTATCAACGAAAAAACCCTTCCTTACCTGATGGAGCATTCCGGCTCTCGTTCCTTTTTCACCGCTCTATCCAAACAAGAGCTAGAACGGTTTAACGTGCCGGAACACACACGGGCTGGCTGGTTCATTCACACCATTCATCAAGACGATTACGAGGATGTTACCCAACATACAGCCATTGGCCATATGCTGCACGGCTTGATGTTCACCGGAGAATTTTTGTTGTGTTCACCTGCACCATTTCCTTTTTTCAAGGCTGCCCATGAAAGTTTGGGATTTGATATTGCCGAATTTGCCACCCACACCAACTACGACGGAGTAACACCCACGCTCGTATTTTTTCGTGATACGCAAGGCAAACATTTACCCGCTTACTTGCAAAAGCTACTCAAACGATCCGGATTGGATGCGGATTTACGACTGGAAGAAGAAGCGGTTCCAACTGCTGCTCTACCAGCTTCACAGGGCACGGTTACCTCGCTGGACATGAGCATGCTGACTGCACGAGAACGAGAAGTAGCCGCTCTTGTTCTGGAGGGATTGACGAACGCGGAAATCGCTGCCCGCTTGTATTTGAGCGAAGTCACGGTAAAAAAGCATTTGAAATCGATTTTTGAAAAAATGGATGTCAGCAACCGGACACAGTTGGTGAAAAAAATGCTTGTGTAG
- a CDS encoding serine hydrolase domain-containing protein — protein MTQRAKVSDARCRQLDELFSTIAEQNNWSGNILILEDGKPFYQNSIGIANLETAERLSPHSVFELASVSKAFTAMGIMILQEQGKLDYTDKIDKFFPDFPYADITVENLLVHTSGLPDYMELFSQSWDKKQIATNQDMLEQLIKHRPDVLFQPNEKYEYSNTGYALLASIVEHVADTPFADFLQQHIFQPLGMQHTKVYNRRYSPELTQHYAYGYVYSPQSEAFVLPDESSEHDFVIYLDGIQGDGAVSSTLDDLRMWDRALYTEKLVKKETLERAFSPVQLTDNSLSDYGYGWRLREDQVTGKVVHHGGSWPGYRSWIRRYIHTDKTIIYLTNVDQEREWTEKVVEAVENILFEQPYVMP, from the coding sequence ATGACCCAGCGAGCCAAGGTAAGTGATGCGAGATGCCGCCAGCTTGATGAGCTTTTTTCTACGATTGCCGAACAAAACAATTGGAGCGGCAACATCTTGATTTTGGAAGATGGAAAACCTTTTTATCAAAATTCCATAGGAATAGCCAATCTGGAGACGGCTGAGAGATTGTCACCGCATTCGGTATTTGAACTCGCATCGGTTTCCAAGGCGTTTACAGCAATGGGCATCATGATCTTGCAAGAGCAAGGCAAGCTCGACTATACAGATAAGATTGACAAGTTCTTTCCAGATTTCCCTTATGCCGATATTACTGTAGAAAATCTACTTGTGCACACATCCGGTTTGCCAGATTACATGGAATTGTTTTCGCAATCTTGGGACAAAAAACAAATTGCTACGAATCAAGACATGCTCGAACAGCTAATCAAGCATCGACCCGACGTGTTGTTTCAACCCAATGAAAAGTATGAGTACAGTAATACCGGCTACGCTTTATTGGCTTCTATCGTAGAACACGTAGCTGATACACCATTTGCTGATTTCTTGCAGCAACACATTTTTCAACCACTAGGTATGCAGCACACGAAGGTGTACAACCGAAGATATTCTCCTGAGTTGACTCAGCATTACGCCTATGGATACGTGTATTCTCCTCAATCTGAAGCATTCGTGTTACCGGATGAATCAAGTGAGCATGATTTTGTCATTTATCTGGATGGCATTCAGGGAGACGGCGCGGTCAGTTCAACACTGGATGACTTGCGTATGTGGGACAGAGCTCTTTACACAGAAAAGCTGGTCAAAAAAGAGACACTAGAGAGAGCGTTTTCCCCAGTGCAGCTTACTGACAACAGTCTATCTGATTATGGATATGGCTGGCGGCTGCGTGAAGATCAGGTGACAGGAAAAGTCGTACATCACGGGGGTAGCTGGCCGGGGTATCGAAGCTGGATAAGACGATACATTCATACCGATAAAACGATTATTTATCTCACAAACGTGGATCAGGAACGTGAGTGGACGGAAAAAGTAGTAGAGGCAGTCGAGAATATTTTATTCGAACAGCCGTATGTCATGCCGTAG
- a CDS encoding serine hydrolase domain-containing protein yields the protein MQNNGWIDSFEQYAQNMITEGQVPGVCMGLAKDGQIFYSNGFGFRDVERQLGVTIDTVFGIGSITKSFTCVAVMQLQEAGKLSVHDPVVKYLPEFRLKNLDVGQITIHHFMTNTSGIPPLPTFFASVMRSLEENEAEDHPLLQNQTDDTVPIDTYEDLMRVIASLDVELLGPPGTEFSYSNDCFALLGAIIERVSGKSYEAYVKEHIIDPIGMEHTSFFLEELNGYENITKLYIMRDRGDHKEVVSSPNWWDTPASRAAGFIKSTVRDMLRYTDMFCKGGLTAGGNRILTPESVQQMITPYFPTDMVPGQFYGYGLVITSDYFGKKLVEHSGGIKGVTAQMCFFPETGLAGVALSNLEMSPVLAVMLGALNSLENRPPKSSHLVSKIDFLAEEAMKPFVGDYQSSEFGTLPIRLENGQLVLSFLGENYVMRPFAEDLFVVRAFGTDFSARFIRLGNNEIVRMAFAGRQFTIQDKKTSGGNEK from the coding sequence ATGCAAAATAACGGGTGGATTGATTCTTTTGAACAATATGCTCAAAACATGATAACAGAGGGTCAAGTTCCTGGTGTTTGTATGGGTTTAGCAAAAGATGGTCAAATCTTCTATAGTAACGGATTTGGCTTCCGTGATGTGGAACGGCAGTTAGGAGTTACAATCGATACGGTATTTGGAATTGGCTCCATAACAAAATCCTTTACCTGTGTGGCGGTCATGCAATTACAAGAAGCGGGTAAGTTATCCGTGCATGACCCTGTTGTCAAATATTTGCCGGAATTTCGTCTGAAAAATCTTGATGTGGGGCAAATCACGATTCATCATTTTATGACGAATACGAGTGGAATTCCTCCCTTGCCAACGTTTTTTGCGAGTGTGATGCGAAGTTTGGAAGAAAATGAGGCAGAAGACCATCCATTACTGCAAAACCAGACAGATGATACGGTGCCAATCGATACGTACGAAGATCTGATGCGTGTTATCGCTTCATTAGATGTAGAGCTTTTAGGGCCACCAGGTACAGAGTTCAGTTATTCTAATGATTGTTTTGCCTTGCTGGGAGCGATCATTGAACGCGTCAGCGGGAAGTCGTATGAGGCTTATGTCAAGGAGCATATCATAGACCCAATCGGGATGGAGCACACGAGCTTTTTTCTGGAAGAGCTGAATGGCTATGAGAATATTACAAAGCTGTATATCATGCGAGACAGAGGCGATCACAAGGAAGTGGTCTCATCTCCGAATTGGTGGGATACTCCCGCTTCTCGTGCGGCAGGATTTATAAAATCAACGGTGCGGGATATGTTGCGATATACGGACATGTTCTGCAAAGGTGGCCTTACAGCAGGGGGAAATCGAATCCTGACACCGGAAAGTGTACAACAAATGATAACCCCTTACTTTCCGACTGACATGGTACCTGGTCAATTTTACGGGTACGGATTGGTAATCACTTCTGACTACTTTGGAAAAAAGTTGGTGGAACATAGTGGTGGTATTAAAGGGGTAACGGCTCAAATGTGCTTCTTTCCCGAAACAGGATTGGCCGGAGTGGCACTGTCCAATCTAGAAATGTCACCGGTTTTGGCTGTTATGTTGGGTGCGTTAAATAGTCTGGAAAACCGCCCTCCAAAATCCTCTCATCTGGTTAGCAAGATTGACTTCCTAGCAGAGGAAGCTATGAAACCATTCGTGGGGGATTATCAATCGAGCGAGTTTGGGACATTGCCGATCCGATTGGAAAATGGTCAACTGGTGCTCTCTTTTTTGGGAGAAAACTACGTAATGAGACCATTTGCTGAAGATCTCTTTGTAGTCCGGGCTTTTGGAACAGATTTCTCCGCACGGTTTATCAGATTGGGAAATAATGAAATTGTTCGAATGGCTTTTGCTGGAAGACAATTTACTATTCAAGATAAAAAAACGAGTGGGGGAAACGAAAAATGA
- a CDS encoding ABC transporter substrate-binding protein translates to MKKNKRKTYSVFWGGFVTLCMFLVVGCSTQTTVPAEQQESAEPKTGGTITVAYPYEPDTLDAHMSAGSAGVYTWLLGGSLLYKDPASNEYKPSLASDYKISEDGKTWTFTIRSGITFHDGTPLTAKSFKETFDRALNPQTKAKTAAEVMAPIKSVKAPDDQTLVLELHEPNTAFLDSLANYVTQPLSLKTIEKAGEDYGRSPVGVGPWKFESWDTGEGVTYVRNEAFQWGEPYYENQGPPRADKLVIKAIADSQLRLSALESGAIDVATEIPVKDAIYYRNNSKYQVIERLRPGLGLLMEMNLKRSPFQDIQVRKAFHMLVNKEAIVQAVTKGEGEVAHTPLSPSTLGYDKSLEKYGYAYNVNEAKKLLDDAGWKVNGSGVREKDGKTLSLNLLSTADFDKEAQLLQAMLGEAGINIMIQNLEIAGYMQEVVKGNFDVTLISGAYDDPDILYFYFHSSGAYNLSGVKDDKLDALLLKGRTTIQTNARKQVYMDVQKQLIEQAYVVPLYYEKAFTVLNSRVKGVKWTSVMPTYNDSWIEN, encoded by the coding sequence ATGAAGAAAAACAAGCGAAAAACGTACAGTGTCTTTTGGGGGGGATTCGTCACTCTATGTATGTTCTTGGTCGTTGGTTGCAGCACGCAAACAACTGTGCCAGCCGAGCAACAGGAGAGTGCTGAACCCAAAACGGGCGGAACCATAACAGTAGCGTACCCTTATGAACCGGATACGTTAGATGCTCACATGTCTGCTGGATCTGCTGGGGTCTATACCTGGTTGCTCGGTGGATCACTGCTATATAAGGATCCTGCCTCAAACGAATACAAGCCCTCTCTAGCAAGTGACTATAAAATTTCTGAGGATGGCAAAACGTGGACCTTCACCATTCGTTCCGGGATTACCTTTCACGATGGAACACCGCTGACTGCCAAAAGTTTTAAGGAAACCTTCGATCGTGCTCTTAATCCGCAGACAAAAGCAAAAACAGCCGCTGAAGTAATGGCTCCAATAAAAAGTGTGAAAGCGCCAGACGATCAGACCCTCGTTCTGGAACTACACGAACCTAATACTGCCTTCCTCGATTCGCTAGCGAATTATGTAACACAGCCGTTATCATTGAAAACAATTGAAAAGGCTGGGGAGGATTACGGCAGGAGTCCTGTAGGAGTAGGGCCGTGGAAGTTCGAGAGCTGGGATACGGGCGAAGGTGTCACGTATGTTAGAAATGAAGCTTTTCAGTGGGGAGAACCATATTATGAAAATCAAGGTCCTCCAAGAGCTGACAAGCTTGTCATAAAAGCGATTGCTGACAGCCAACTCAGATTGTCAGCGCTAGAGAGTGGTGCTATCGATGTAGCAACGGAAATACCTGTGAAAGACGCGATATATTATCGGAATAATTCGAAATATCAAGTGATAGAACGCTTACGTCCTGGATTGGGCTTATTGATGGAGATGAATTTGAAGAGATCACCGTTTCAAGATATTCAGGTGCGTAAAGCATTTCATATGCTTGTCAATAAAGAAGCCATTGTCCAGGCTGTTACGAAGGGAGAAGGCGAAGTAGCCCATACGCCATTATCTCCATCGACGCTAGGGTATGACAAATCCTTAGAAAAGTACGGGTACGCGTATAATGTGAACGAAGCCAAGAAATTGTTGGACGATGCTGGTTGGAAAGTAAATGGAAGTGGTGTGAGAGAAAAGGACGGAAAAACACTGAGTCTGAACTTACTCAGTACCGCAGATTTTGACAAAGAAGCCCAATTGCTCCAAGCCATGCTGGGAGAGGCTGGTATCAACATAATGATACAGAATCTAGAAATAGCAGGGTACATGCAGGAAGTCGTCAAAGGTAATTTTGATGTAACGTTGATATCGGGCGCCTATGATGACCCTGATATTTTATATTTTTATTTTCATTCCAGCGGTGCCTACAACCTGTCTGGTGTAAAAGATGACAAGCTGGACGCCCTCCTTTTGAAAGGGCGTACAACCATACAGACTAATGCCAGAAAGCAAGTGTATATGGATGTACAAAAGCAACTGATTGAGCAAGCGTATGTTGTCCCTCTCTATTATGAAAAGGCGTTTACTGTCTTAAATTCTCGAGTAAAAGGAGTAAAGTGGACATCTGTCATGCCGACGTATAATGACAGCTGGATCGAGAACTAA
- a CDS encoding MerR family transcriptional regulator yields MYGKASNSLDTTQKFSIGQVAKITGSSVPTVRYYDEIGLLSPSEITPGGHRMYTAEEIWRLKLILTLRYLNFGIDEIKRMLAGDTPVDVAIEWQIEALDIQMRTLASMKSILEQTKQSKDGNDSLSYMHELIESISADALEREKFILEKMFSSVFPEQFPVEWREIFLLGVNVSSLLEGKLSAAQTAALDEFEEMFNDPQIVREMKQDVMTFLEVVHLPKISVEMWSARLLKNHQQLLKAAEQHATPDSPVVQANIQEYVLLFADVDELPVPQSFFRRFAERLLSNQSENLERFRRICSILYPSLQPYMKTNELFYQGLQWKLQQLDEE; encoded by the coding sequence GTGTACGGAAAGGCGAGTAACAGTTTAGACACCACACAAAAGTTCTCCATAGGACAAGTGGCGAAAATAACAGGATCTTCTGTACCCACTGTTCGTTATTATGACGAAATTGGCCTGCTTTCACCTTCTGAGATAACTCCTGGAGGCCATCGTATGTATACGGCAGAGGAAATATGGCGGTTAAAACTGATCCTAACCCTTCGCTATTTAAACTTTGGGATTGATGAGATTAAGAGAATGTTAGCTGGAGATACCCCTGTTGATGTGGCGATAGAATGGCAAATCGAAGCTTTGGACATCCAAATGCGTACGCTTGCCAGTATGAAGTCTATTTTGGAACAAACAAAGCAGAGTAAGGATGGCAATGACTCCCTGAGCTATATGCACGAGCTAATTGAATCCATTTCCGCAGATGCATTGGAACGAGAAAAGTTTATTTTAGAAAAAATGTTTTCGTCCGTTTTTCCTGAACAATTTCCGGTTGAATGGCGAGAGATATTTTTACTAGGGGTTAACGTATCTTCCTTGCTGGAAGGCAAGCTTTCGGCAGCGCAAACGGCTGCATTAGATGAGTTTGAGGAAATGTTTAATGATCCACAGATTGTCCGCGAGATGAAGCAGGATGTTATGACCTTCCTGGAAGTAGTTCACCTGCCTAAGATCAGTGTGGAGATGTGGAGCGCCAGATTGCTTAAAAACCATCAACAGTTGTTGAAAGCTGCGGAGCAACATGCAACTCCAGACAGTCCTGTCGTACAGGCGAATATTCAAGAGTATGTCTTACTGTTTGCGGATGTTGATGAACTCCCTGTCCCGCAGTCATTTTTCCGTCGATTTGCTGAAAGGTTGCTTTCAAACCAATCAGAAAATCTCGAACGTTTCAGAAGAATTTGCTCAATCCTGTATCCTAGTCTGCAACCGTATATGAAAACAAATGAATTATTCTACCAAGGATTACAGTGGAAGCTCCAACAACTGGATGAAGAGTAA